One window from the genome of Aricia agestis chromosome 6, ilAriAges1.1, whole genome shotgun sequence encodes:
- the LOC121727766 gene encoding skin secretory protein xP2: MKFSVVLVASLAVVALAKEEKKATEKQVAPEEKKQDKRGIYDTGSYGGGSGYDFGGDGGHGYGGGDGGHSFGGGDGGHGFGGGDGGHSFGGHQEISLGGGHGGHEGLSFGGSYGGGYGGGHESYGHGGGEFGGVSGDSWKPISSDHGHHHVKTVEVIKKVPVPYTVEKHVPYTVEKKVPYEVKVPYPQPYTVEKKVPVTVKEYVKYPVHVPEPYVVEKKVPYEVKVPVDRPFEVKVKVPTPYTVEKKVPYEVKVPVPQPYTVEKKYPVPVKYEVKVPQPYEVIKKIPYEVKVPVDKPYNVYVPKPYPVPVEKPYPVTVHKPVPYEVKVPVDRPYKVEVEKPYPVPVKVPVPKPYDVYKKIPYTVEKKVPYEVKVPIDKPYPVYKEVPVPLVKEVPYPVKVHVPYLIKKEQEHHHHGWH; encoded by the coding sequence GTTGTTCTAGTGGCCTCATTGGCCGTGGTAGCTTTAGCTAAGGAAGAAAAGAAAGCCACAGAGAAGCAAGTGGCACCAGAGGAGAAAAAGCAGGACAAACGAGGCATTTACGACACCGGATCCTATGGCGGCGGAAGCGGTTACGACTTCGGCGGCGACGGAGGTCACGGCTACGGCGGCGGCGACGGCGGACACAGCTTCggcggcggcgacggcggcCACGGCTTCGGCGGCGGCGACGGCGGACACAGCTTCGGCGGCCACCAGGAGATCAGCCTAGGAGGAGGACACGGAGGCCACGAGGGTCTCAGCTTCGGAGGCAGCTACGGCGGCGGCTACGGCGGCGGCCACGAGAGCTACGGCCACGGAGGCGGTGAATTTGGTGGAGTTTCCGGGGACTCGTGGAAACCCATATCAAGTGATCATGGCCATCATCACGTCAAGACCGTCGAGGTGATCAAGAAGGTGCCCGTGCCTTACACCGTCGAGAAGCACGTGCCCTACACGGTCGAGAAGAAGGTCCCATACGAAGTCAAGGTACCCTACCCCCAGCCCTACACCGTTGAAAAGAAGGTTCCAGTCACTGTTAAGGAGTACGTCAAGTACCCCGTCCACGTGCCCGAACCCTACGTCGTGGAGAAGAAGGTCCCTTACGAAGTCAAGGTCCCCGTTGACAGGCCCTTCGAAGTCAAGGTCAAAGTGCCCACACCTTACACCGTAGAAAAGAAGGTACCTTACGAAGTCAAGGTTCCCGTCCCTCAACCCTACACCGTCGAGAAGAAGTACCCGGTTCCGGTGAAATACGAGGTCAAGGTTCCCCAGCCCTACGAGGTCATCAAGAAGATCCCCTACGAAGTCAAGGTACCAGTCGACAAACCTTACAACGTGTACGTGCCTAAACCCTACCCGGTACCTGTCGAGAAGCCCTACCCGGTGACTGTCCACAAGCCGGTGCCCTACGAAGTCAAGGTGCCCGTCGACAGGCCCTACAAGGTCGAGGTCGAGAAGCCCTACCCCGTCCCGGTGAAGGTGCCGGTACCCAAGCCCTACGACGTGTACAAGAAGATCCCCTACACCGTCGAGAAGAAGGTGCCCTATGAAGTCAAGGTGCCCATCGACAAGCCCTACCCCGTCTACAAGGAGGTCCCGGTTCCTCTGGTGAAGGAGGTCCCCTACCCCGTGAAGGTGCACGTACCTTACCTCATCAAGAAGGAGCAGGAGCACCACCACCACGGCTGGCACTAA